The Candidatus Effluviviaceae Genus I sp. sequence CGCGATCGAGTACGACGGCGTTCCCCTCAACAGCGTCCAGAACGGGACGTTCGACCTCGCGCTCCTGGACCTCCTCGGCGGGGAGGCGACCGTGGCGCGCGGGCCGTTCGCGTGGCTCGGAGCGTCGGGGGCGTCGCAGGCCGCCATCGCGGTGGCGCCGAGCGCGCCGTCGGGGGTCTCGCTGGCCGCGTCCGCGGGCGGGAACGGGGGCGCGGTGGCCATGGGCGTGGGCGGCGCGGGATGGAGCGCGTCGCTCTCGGCGCTCGGCGAGGACCTGCCCCGCGACGGGGCGAGCCTCACGGGCTGGTCGTGCCGCGCGACGGCGGCCACGGTCGCGGGCGAGCTGGGCGTGACCTACCTCGACGCGCGACGCGGGCTCCCGGGGGCGGCCGACGCGCCGTGGTCTGCGGGCGTCCTCGACGACGAGATCGTCCTGGCGAGGTTCCGCCTTCGGGAGATCGGCCGGGCGCGTCCGACGGTCTACGCGACGCGGCACGAGCAGCGCTACGAGGACTCGTTCTCATCGCCGACGCACGTCGTGTCGTCCGCGGGCGCGGTGCTCGCCGCGGACATCACGCCCGAGGGCCCTGTGCGGTCGCTCGTGGCCGCCTCGTACGACGTGAGCAGGCTCGACAGCCACGATCCGTGGAACGCGGACATCGGGCGCCGGTCGCGGGGGAGCGGCAGCGTGGTCGCGCGCGCGGCGGCGGGGCGGAGCGTCCTCCGGTGCGCGGCGCAGTGCGGACTTGCGCACACGACCGACTTCGGCGCGGCCGGCTCCGGCGCGCTCGGGATCGCGGCCGTGGGGCGACAGGCGCGCGCGTGGGCGTCGGTCGGCACCGCGTACCGCCCGCCGACGATGAACGAGCTCCACTGGCCCGCCGACCCGTGGACCGAGGGGAACCCGGACCTCAGCCCCGAGCGCGTCGTCACGGTCGAGGCCGGGGGCCGCGCGACCGCGGGCTCCGTGGGCGTCGGGATCACGGCCTACCGGTCGAGCGCGAGCGACCTCATTGTCTGGAGCGAGTCCGGGGGCGTCTGGCGGCCGGAGAACGTCGGGGAGGCCGCGCTCTCGGGCGTCGAGTTCGACGCGTCGGCGCGGCTCGGGCCGCTCACGCTCTCGTACGCGGCGGACCTCGCGTCGGCCCGGGACGAGGGGTCCGGGCTCGATCTTCCATACCGCCCCCGCGCGCAGCACACGCTCGCGGCGGAGGCGGGCGTGGGGCGGGCGCGTCTTGAGGCGCGCCTCAGGCGCTCGGGCGAGGTCTTCACGGACGCGGCGAACACGCAGACGCTCGCCGGCCACACCGTGGTGGACGCGGCCGTCGAACTCGCTCTGCCGATCGAGGGCCTGAGCATGAGCGTCGAGGGCTGGAACCTCTTCGACGAGCGCTACGAGACGCGCCGGGGCTACGAGCTCTCGGGGCGCGTTCTGCGCGCGGCGCTTCTCATCACGCAGTCGCAGAAGCCGTGGTAGATGGCGCAGATGCCCCCGAAGAGCGTGATGAACCCCCAGAAGAGCGGCCGCCCGAAGACGTGCGCCGGGACAGGCTTGGAGTAGGGCAGCAGGTACACCCCCCAGGTGATGAGATACGCCCCCATCACGACCAGCGCGTGCCCGAGCACGATGGTCGCCGTGCGCCCTCCGCGCCAGCCGAGATACGTGAGCGCGCAGCCGCTGAGGAGCGGCACGAGCGTGTGGGCGGATCGCGAGGCGACGGCGCCCCACGCTCCGAACGCGATGAGCGCAAGGCCCAGGATGAACGTGACGGGTCCGCTGATGCGTCTCGATGCAGGCATGTTCGTCCTCCCCGGCGCGCAGCGCACCGATCCTCGGGTGCTCGGTTACGGTTGCGGAGGAGCATCGGCCCCGGCCCCGCCGTGTGTCAAGGGGCATCCGGCAGCCTGCCGGATGCCCTTTTTCGATTGCCACGAAGGACGCAGTCGAGTACAGGTATGGGCGCCGGAAGGACCCGGCGCCGGCGCGTTGAGCGGAGGTGCCCGCGCCGGCCGCGTTGATGTCACCTTTCGCAAGGGAGGTCTGGGATGTCCGCAACAAGGCTGTTCGCTCTTGCCGCAGCGACGCTGCTCTGTGGCCTGGTCTTCGCCGGGTGCGGCGGCACCAGGGTCGCCAACGTGGATCCGAGCACCGAGGGCTACATCACGGGCCGCTGGAATGACTCCGACGCGCGCGCCGTCGCGGACGACCTCATCCCGCAGTGCCTGAACGGGGCGTGGCTCCCCGAGTTCCACGGGCAGCAGGGCGAGACGCGTCCGAGGATCGTGCTTGGCGACATCGAGAACAACACGAGCGAGCACATCAACAAGGACGTCTTCATGAACGAGCTCCAGCGCGTGCTGCTCGCGTCGGGCCGCATCCGGTTCGTGGCCGACCCCGACGTGCGCTCGGCGCTCATGGACGAGGTCGAGTGGCAGCGCCGCATGGCGCGCGGCGAGGGCGTCGCTCCGGACGTGGACCGGGGGGTGAGCGGCGCGGACTTCATGCTCATGGGGACGGTGAGCTCGATCGTGGACCAGGCCGGGAAGAAGGCCATCGTCTTCTACCAGGTGGATCTGTGGCTGACGGACCTGCGCTCGTGGGAGAAGGTCTGGTACGGCACGGCGCAGCGCAAGCACCTGGTCGAGGGCGCGAAGACGAGGTTCTAGCAGTGCACGGACGATCGGGGAGGGATGCGCAGTGAGGACGATCATCGTGCTCGGGGCGTTGTGCCTTGCCGTCGCGTCGCCCTGCGGCGCGGCGACGCACTTCGTCAACCCCGAGGGAACGGGCGACTTCCCCACGATCCAGGCCGCCGTGGACGCGGCCGCGGTCGGCGACACGATCCGGCTGGCCGAGGGCACGTACACGGGCGACCGCAACCGGGACATCGACTTCGGCGGGAAGGACCTCGTCCTGGATTCGGAGGCGCAGTTCGCGCTCACGTGCGAGATCGACTGCGAGGGGAGCATCGCGGACCCGCACCGCGGGTTCCACTTCCACTCGGGGGAGACGAGGGCGGCGCAGGTTCGGAACATCATGATCAGGAACGGGTACGATCATGACACCGTGACCCACCTCCACGGAGGCGGGGGGCTCCGCATCGATGGAGCGTCGCCGACCATCTCCGGCTGCTACGTCGTGAGCTGCGTCGTGAGCGGAGGGGCTGGCCTCGGAGGCGGCGTGAGCATCGTGGGCGGCGCCAGTCCGCTCCTGGAGTCGTGCGTCATCGCGTTCTGCGACGTCGAGGGGTACGGGGCGGGCGTGGGCGTCTACTCGTCCAGGCCCTCGATCGTGGGATGCCACTTCGCCGGGAACACGACCGAGGGCGTGGGCGGCGGCCTGTACGCGCAGAACGCGTTTGACATGGAGCTGGAGGACTGCCTCTTCGGCGCCAATGTCGCCGGCGTGGGGGGAGGCGCCCGGATCGGTGGATCCGGGGGCGTGGTGGTCGAGCGGTGCCGCTTCGAGGCGAACGAGGCGACGTTCGCCGGTCGCGGCGACGGCGGGGGAGGCGTGCTTCTCGACAGCGCGATCCTCCTGAACTGCACCGTCGTCGGGAACTCGGCAACCGGCATCGGCGGCGGCGTCCTCTGCAAGTTCTCCGACAGCGCGACGCTCACGAACTGCATCGTCGCGGGCAACACCGGAGGCGCCGGCGTGGCCTGCTACGCGCCCACGGACGTCATGACCCTGAGTTGCTGCGACGTATGGGACAACGTCGGCGGGAACTACGGCGCCAACATGACGGACCAGACCGGCGTCAGCGGCAACATCTCGACCGACCCGCTCTTCTGCGACGCGGCGCTGTCCGTCTACACGCTCGACGCGGCGTCGCCGTGTGCGCCCGCGAACAACTCGTGCGGTGTGTACATGGGTTCGGAGATCGTGGGGTGCGACAGCCCGGTGACGCACGCGACGTGGGGCGCCGTGAAGGCGCTCTTCAAGAGGTGACGGCGAAGGGGATCCACGTGCGCTTTCGAGCGGCGGGGGCGGTGAGGGCCGCGGCGTCGGCGGCCGCCATCGCCCTCGCCGCGCTTCTGGGCGGCTGCGCTCAGCACGCGCGCGTCATCTGCGAGCCGCTCGCGCGCGCCTACGCCGACGACGCGCGGGGCGCCGTCAAGGCGCTCGACCGCACGGCCGTCGCCAGGTCCTCCCGCGACGCCTTCCTCTATCACGCCATGCGGGGCCAGTTCCTCCAGATGGCGGGCGACCTCTCCGCCAGCAACGCCGCGTTCGATGCCGCCGCGGCCGCCTCCGACGCGCTTGAGCCGTGGAGCGTGTCCGAGACCCTCACCGACTACACGGTCAACGAGGCCGTGAAGCCGTACGCGGGCGAGGACTACGAGCGGGCGTACCTGCACTACTACATGGCCCGGAACTACCTCTCGCTCGGGAACATGGAGGGTGCTCTGGTCGAGCTGCGGCGCCTGGACGAGGTCTTCCGGAAGCTCGACGCCAGGTACGAGGACGACCGGCGCTACCAGGACGACGGGTTCATCCGGTACCTCTCGGGTCTCATCTACGAGTCGGTCGGGAAGCTCGACGACGCGCGCGTGGACTATCGGCTCGCGGTGGCCGCGTACGAGGGCGGGGGAGGGCTCTCGCTCGGGGTCGCGCCCCCCGCCGGCCTCGTGCGGTCCCTCGAGGCCCTCGAGGCCCGCGAGCGGCCCGACACGGAGATCGTCGTCGTCGTCGAGAGCGGCTGGGCGCCCTACAAGCGCGAGGCGTCCGTCGAGGTTCCCATCTACGCGCCGCTCGTGCCCGAGGACTTTCGCGGCGCGTCCGGCCTCGCGGCCCTCGTGAAGATCGCCTTTCCCGAGTATGTGAGCGTGGCGGCTGGCGGGGGAGGCTACGCGGCGTCCGCGGCCGCCGCCCCGCGAGCTGGCGAAGGCGGACCGGGTGCGCAGGACCGCCGCGCCGGTCCCGGGAGCCCCGTGCCACCCGCGGCCGATGCCGAACTCGCCCAGGACCTCGACGCGCTCGCCCGAGAAGTGCTGGACCGCCGGCTCCCGGCGCTTCAGCTCCGCTCGACGATGAGGGCGACCGCCAAGCAGGTGGCCCTCATGAAGGCCAAGCACGACAGGGAGGAGAAGCGGCGGACGCAGGCCGACGACGACCGCGGCGGGTTCTGGTCGTGGGCGCTGCGCGCCGTGCTCGAGGACGTCGCGACGGTCGCGGTCGCGGAGACCGAGCAGGCCGACACGCGGAGCTGGATCACGCTGCCGGCGACGATCTGGATCGCGCGCATCCCGGTCGAGCCGGGCGAGTATGAGGTCGCGGTGCTCGGGGCGGGGGCGCACGGCGGGTCCGGCAGGAGCGCGCCTCTTCCGCTCGGCCGCGTGACCGTCGCGCCGGGAGGAAAGGCGTTCAGGTTCTGCCGCGTGTTCGGAGGCCCGCATCCGGTGAAGTGCCGCAGGTAGCAGCGTCCTCGCGGCGGTCGCGCGGCCGCCGCACCGCCGGCAACCCATGGTCCCCCGAAACAACAGGGCCGCCCGATGAGGGCGGCCCTGCTCGTTCACCGTGCTGCTGGTGCGGCGCCTCCTACTTGGCGACCTCGACCTCACCCGCGAGCATGACCGGCATCGAGGAGCTGTACGTGTTCACGAGCGTCCACGCGCCCGTATTGCAGTTGAGGCGCCCCACGTACCAGTACCAGCCGGTGGACGCCGTGCCCTGCGGCGCGTTGATCGTTCGCACGAGCGTGTTGCCGCGGTAGATGCGGACCTGCGCCCCCGACTCGGGGATGGACAGCTGGCCCGAGTAGTGTCTCACGGCGTAGACGTACTCGCCGGGATAGAAGTCCTCCGTCCGGTTGTCTACTCCGTGCTTGCGGACGGTGATGGTCTCGGGGCCGTAGCTCGTCACGTCGTCCACGTCGAGCTGCGCGTACGGCGGACCCACCAGGCTGCCGGAGTTGGCGTAGTAGACATGCCAGTAGCCATCACCGCTCGGCACCCACAGGTGCGAATCGAGGTCGGCAGGGTGCTCGCCCCAGCTCAGGATGAAGCGCCAGTCGTCGAACTCCGACTCGGGCACCAGTGCGAAGTCCTGCTCCGTCGTGTCGCTGATCGCTACGACCGTCTCGAGCGGAATGTACCCGTCGGCGCTGATCTCGACGACCACCTCGCCGCACGGCGTGTTGCGCACGAAGAACCAGCCGCTTTCGTTCGTCGTGCCGTTCGCGCTGCCGGCCTCGACGAGGGCATTGGCGACACCGTAGCCGGTCATGGCGTCGAGCACGTAGCCCGTGAGCGTGCAGTCGCCGGTTTCCTCCTTGTCGAAGTCCGGGCACTCCTCGCACCCGGCAAGGAAGCACAGGGCGATGATGCCGATGACGGCGACAGGCACCGCGTGCCTGAAGCGGTTCCTCATGGGGGCCTCCCTCCTCTGGTTCGCCCGGCGCGTGGCCGGGGCCCGATGGCGTCTTCTGGTTGCCTCCTGGCAGTGTACGGACACCGGGGGAGGGTAGCCCGTCGGGCGTGGGGCTGTCAAGGCAAGAACTGGGCTGGGGGATTGAGATTGCCCCCCCGCTTTGGCCTCTGCTAGACTCGTCCGACACGGCGCCGCGCGGGTCGGGGACGGCCGGGAAGCGCGGGCCACACGTTGATGGAAGCCGACCTCCAGGCGGAGTCACAGCCCGAAAGGAGTCCTGCATGAAGCTCGCCGACGCGCGGAAGCTCATGGAGAAGCACGGCATTCCCGGGGCCGACGCCCGCGACCTTCCCACCAGCACGAAGCGCTTCCCGGACGGCGCCTGGTACCGCATGGAGATCTCGGGCATCGAGCGGCCGAACGTGCTCGAGGCCGCCATTGACGAGATGAACAAGCGGAAGGTGCCGCTCCACCGGATGATCTCCGTCGTCATGGGAGCCACCTACCTCACGAAGCAGGAACTCCGCGACTTCGCGCAGATGGCCGCGGCGGCGAAGCTCGAGGTCATCATGACGCCGGGTCCCCGCACGCCGTGGTACACGGGCCGCCAGGTCGCCACGCCAGAGGGCGCGCTGTCGGGTCTTCGCTTCCGCGGTTCGGATGCGCTCTCGCACGTGATCGACGAGATCCTCACGCTCATCGACATCGGCTTCCGCGGGTTCCTCGCCATCGACGAGGGCGAGCTGTGGCTCCTGAACGAGATGAAGAAGGCGGGGGAGATCCCGGCCGACGTCACCTTCAAGGTCTCGGTGTACGCGGGGCACGGCAACGCCGCCGGCGCGAAGGTGCTCGAGATGCTCGGCGCCGGCACGTTCAACCCGGTCGCCGACCTCACGCTCGATCAGTACGCCTCCATCCGGAAGGTTGTGAGCCTCCCGCTCGACATGCACATCCTCCTCACCGAGTCGTTCGGCGGGTTCACGCGGTTCTACGATGCGCCCGAGGTGGCGAGGACGCTCGCGCCGGTGTACTTCAAGATCGAGCCGGGCCCGGCGTGCGCCGCGACCGGCGCCGCGCTCTACAAGCCGTGGGTGAGCCCCGTGATGCTCGCCGAGTGGGCGCGCGAGAAGGTGAAGTACGCGCAGATCATCCACGAGATGATCCAGGAGAACTTCCCCGAGGCGACGATCTCGCAGGTCGGCGCGAAGGGGCTCGCGATCCCGAAGCCGTAGGGGGCCACACATGACGGAGCAGAAGGAACGCAAGAAGGTCACGCTGAGCACGCTCAGGGCGATGAAGCACAAGAAGGAGCCCATCGCCTGGCTGACGTGCTACGACTACCCGATGGCGCAGATCATGGACGCGGCGGGCGTGGACATGATCCTCGTCGGCGACTCGGGCGCGATGACGGTGCTGGGGCATCCGACCACGCTCCCGCAGA is a genomic window containing:
- a CDS encoding carboxypeptidase regulatory-like domain-containing protein; this translates as MRNRFRHAVPVAVIGIIALCFLAGCEECPDFDKEETGDCTLTGYVLDAMTGYGVANALVEAGSANGTTNESGWFFVRNTPCGEVVVEISADGYIPLETVVAISDTTEQDFALVPESEFDDWRFILSWGEHPADLDSHLWVPSGDGYWHVYYANSGSLVGPPYAQLDVDDVTSYGPETITVRKHGVDNRTEDFYPGEYVYAVRHYSGQLSIPESGAQVRIYRGNTLVRTINAPQGTASTGWYWYVGRLNCNTGAWTLVNTYSSSMPVMLAGEVEVAK
- a CDS encoding TonB-dependent receptor, which gives rise to MGFRALILAVGLWCAAVALGVAPVAAGDVPVDTLEPEAAAPGPAEYLMSEVLVVADRPERFDAFGPGAVVAEGARVSRSLALAEHAAVGDYGTSAFPSFRGLPAEHVAIEYDGVPLNSVQNGTFDLALLDLLGGEATVARGPFAWLGASGASQAAIAVAPSAPSGVSLAASAGGNGGAVAMGVGGAGWSASLSALGEDLPRDGASLTGWSCRATAATVAGELGVTYLDARRGLPGAADAPWSAGVLDDEIVLARFRLREIGRARPTVYATRHEQRYEDSFSSPTHVVSSAGAVLAADITPEGPVRSLVAASYDVSRLDSHDPWNADIGRRSRGSGSVVARAAAGRSVLRCAAQCGLAHTTDFGAAGSGALGIAAVGRQARAWASVGTAYRPPTMNELHWPADPWTEGNPDLSPERVVTVEAGGRATAGSVGVGITAYRSSASDLIVWSESGGVWRPENVGEAALSGVEFDASARLGPLTLSYAADLASARDEGSGLDLPYRPRAQHTLAAEAGVGRARLEARLRRSGEVFTDAANTQTLAGHTVVDAAVELALPIEGLSMSVEGWNLFDERYETRRGYELSGRVLRAALLITQSQKPW
- a CDS encoding right-handed parallel beta-helix repeat-containing protein — translated: MRTIIVLGALCLAVASPCGAATHFVNPEGTGDFPTIQAAVDAAAVGDTIRLAEGTYTGDRNRDIDFGGKDLVLDSEAQFALTCEIDCEGSIADPHRGFHFHSGETRAAQVRNIMIRNGYDHDTVTHLHGGGGLRIDGASPTISGCYVVSCVVSGGAGLGGGVSIVGGASPLLESCVIAFCDVEGYGAGVGVYSSRPSIVGCHFAGNTTEGVGGGLYAQNAFDMELEDCLFGANVAGVGGGARIGGSGGVVVERCRFEANEATFAGRGDGGGGVLLDSAILLNCTVVGNSATGIGGGVLCKFSDSATLTNCIVAGNTGGAGVACYAPTDVMTLSCCDVWDNVGGNYGANMTDQTGVSGNISTDPLFCDAALSVYTLDAASPCAPANNSCGVYMGSEIVGCDSPVTHATWGAVKALFKR